Proteins from one Streptosporangium becharense genomic window:
- the lexA gene encoding transcriptional repressor LexA, with product MSERNENGSAADDLAVRRRDSLGLTPRQRKILEVIRDSVQQRGYPPSMREIGEAVQLTSTSSVSHQLTALQRKGYLRRDPHRPRALEVRLPGEPVLWVDPDSNNEDETPVSRPTAAYVPLVGRIAAGGPILAEESIEDVFALPKQLVGEGTLFLLQVSGDSMIEAAIADGDWVVVRQQPVADNGDVVAAMIDGEATVKTFKRKDGHVWLVPHNPNYDPIPGDEATVLGKVVAVLRKL from the coding sequence ATGAGCGAACGCAACGAGAACGGTTCGGCCGCCGACGACCTGGCGGTTCGCAGGCGTGACTCCCTCGGCCTCACCCCCAGGCAGCGGAAGATCCTTGAGGTGATCCGCGACTCCGTGCAGCAGCGGGGCTACCCGCCGTCCATGCGCGAGATCGGTGAGGCGGTCCAGCTCACCAGCACCTCCAGCGTGTCGCACCAGCTGACGGCGTTGCAGCGCAAGGGCTACCTGCGGCGCGACCCGCACCGCCCGCGCGCGCTGGAGGTCCGCCTTCCCGGCGAGCCCGTGCTGTGGGTCGACCCCGACTCCAACAACGAGGACGAGACGCCGGTCAGCCGCCCGACCGCCGCGTACGTCCCGCTGGTGGGCCGGATCGCCGCCGGTGGGCCCATCCTCGCCGAGGAGAGCATCGAGGACGTGTTCGCCCTGCCCAAGCAGCTCGTGGGCGAGGGCACTCTCTTCCTGCTCCAGGTGAGCGGTGACTCGATGATCGAAGCGGCCATCGCCGACGGAGACTGGGTGGTCGTGCGCCAGCAGCCGGTGGCCGACAACGGCGACGTGGTCGCGGCGATGATCGACGGCGAGGCCACGGTCAAGACCTTCAAGCGCAAGGACGGCCATGTCTGGCTGGTCCCGCACAACCCCAACTACGACCCGATCCCGGGTGACGAGGCCACCGTCCTCGGCAAGGTCGTGGCGGTGCTGCGCAAACTCTGA
- the nrdR gene encoding transcriptional regulator NrdR, with product MHCPFCRHPDTRVIDSRSTDDGGAIRRRRTCPECGRRFTTQETVLLMVSKRSGVTEPFSREKVIAGVRRACQGRPVGEDSLAQLGQRVEESIRATGCAEIPAHEVGLAILGPLRELDEVAYLRFASVYRGFETLADFEAEIKQLRAERSEKQD from the coding sequence GTGCATTGTCCGTTCTGTCGTCATCCGGATACACGGGTCATCGACAGCCGGTCCACTGATGACGGTGGCGCCATCCGGCGTCGACGCACGTGCCCGGAGTGCGGACGCAGGTTCACCACACAGGAGACCGTCCTGCTCATGGTGAGCAAGCGCAGCGGCGTGACTGAGCCGTTCTCCCGGGAGAAGGTGATCGCGGGCGTCCGGCGGGCCTGCCAGGGCCGGCCGGTGGGTGAGGACTCCCTGGCCCAGCTGGGCCAGCGGGTCGAGGAGAGCATCCGGGCGACCGGGTGCGCGGAGATCCCCGCCCACGAGGTCGGGCTGGCGATCCTGGGCCCGCTCCGCGAACTGGACGAGGTGGCCTACCTGCGCTTCGCCTCCGTCTACCGGGGGTTCGAGACCCTGGCCGACTTCGAGGCGGAGATCAAGCAGCTCCGTGCGGAGCGCTCCGAAAAGCAGGACTGA